TTCAGATTCCGCATCGTGCTCGACGCTGACCCCAGCGCCTTCTCCAGCTCGCGACCATTTACGGGCGAGTCGGTCAGACGCCCACGCCGCAGCCACAACACGTCGCGACCGGGCACGTGAAACTGGTCGTCCGGTCCCTCCAGCGCTGCGAGCGCCTGCCTGATACCCGCGTCCGGCTTTCTGCGAAGGAAGATCACGTGGAGGTTGAAGCCCTCCGCGCGCGCCGGTTCCACCAGATCCAGCTGCGTGATCCGCTCCAGATCCCCGACGGAGCGGATGAACGTCGCCACATCGTACCCTAGCGACTTCGCGAGGTGTGCCTCGAGGCCGGCCTCGAGCGCCTGCAGCCCCGATCCCGAATGCGGGAAAATGACGTTCCC
The genomic region above belongs to Longimicrobiales bacterium and contains:
- a CDS encoding DUF1697 domain-containing protein → MNRHVAFLRGINLGRRRVKMDDLRRAFEAFGLSDVATWIASGNVIFPHSGSGLQALEAGLEAHLAKSLGYDVATFIRSVGDLERITQLDLVEPARAEGFNLHVIFLRRKPDAGIRQALAALEGPDDQFHVPGRDVLWLRRGRLTDSPVNGRELEKALGSASSTMRNLNTVKQIVARYAG